A single region of the Polyodon spathula isolate WHYD16114869_AA chromosome 5, ASM1765450v1, whole genome shotgun sequence genome encodes:
- the LOC121315415 gene encoding XK-related protein 6-like has product MDDFRFCLAIELGHLWENAPPTLPSVLPGWEPQVRPGLARVQSNEGMLGYIRTMYLGIQSRRQKEHQRRFYWAMMYEYADVNMLRLLETFLESAPQLVLQLCIMIQKNRAETLPCMSSLASLFSLAWMLASYHKLLRDSRDDKKSMSYRGALIHIFWRLFTISSRVLSFALFASIFQLYFGIFVVIHWCAMAFWIVHGGTDFCMSKWEEILFNMVVGIVYIFCWFNVKEGRTRYRMVAYYLLVLTENAALTFLWYFYRDPAATDSYAVLALCGVFLSFATGVVFMLVYYGVLHHMGPRATILASSCCAELLWGLPLPPEAELMAPTPGPRGSQATRSRGGSTGEQQEEEEDLTADTCLPVFQVRPTVPTTPMGRPYHLEGPLIKIDMPRKRYPAWDAHFVDRRLRRTINILQYITPAAVGIRYRDGPLLYELLQYESSL; this is encoded by the exons cctcaagtccgccccggactcGCCAGGGTACAGTCCAACGAGGGCATGCTGGG GTATATCCGTACTATGTACCTGGGCATTCAAAGTCGGCGGCAGAAGGAACACCAGCGCCGCTTCTACTGGGCCATGATGTACGAATATGCAGACGTCAACATGCTGCGCCTCCTGGAGACCTTCCTGGAGAGCGCCCCACAACTGGTGCTACAACTCTGCATAATGATCCAAAAGAACCGGGCTGAGACACTACCGT GCATGTCCTCATTGGCCTCCCTGTTCTCCCTGGCCTGGATGCTGGCGTCCTACCACAAGCTCCTGAGGGACTCGCGGGATGACAAGAAAAGCATGAGCTATCGAGGCGCCCTGATCCACATCTTCTGGCGCTTGTTCACCATCTCCTCCCGGGTGCTTTCCTTTGCCCTTTTTGCCTCTATCTTCCAGCTCTATTTCGGGATTTTTGTGGTGATCCACTGGTGCGCCATGGCTTTCTGGATCGTCCATGGGGGCACTGACTTTTGCATGTCTAAGTGGGAGGAGATCCTCTTCAACATGGTGGTGGGTATCGTTTATATCTTCTGTTGGTTCAACGTCAAGGAAGGTAGGACCCGATATCGCATGGTGGCTTACTACCTACTGGTGCTCACCGAGAACGCCGCCTTGACGTTTCTATGGTATTTCTACAGGGACCCTGCTGCCACTGACTCTTACGCGGTGCTTGCCTTGTGCGGCGTGTTTCTCAGCTTTGCCACAGGGGTGGTCTTCATGCTCGTCTACTATGGAGTGCTCCATCACATGGGCCCCCGGGCAACGATCCTGGCTAGCTCTTGCTGTGCTGAGCTTCTCTGGGGGTTGCCTTTGCCTCCCGAAGCTGAGCTCATGGCTCCCACCCCAGGGCCTAGGGGATCCCAGGCTACCCGAAGCAGAGGAGGTTCCACCGGGGAGCAGCAGGAGGAAGAAGAGGACCTGACAGCTGACACCTGCCTACCGGTTTTCCAGGTGAGACCAACGGTGCCAACCACCCCCATGGGAAGGCCCTACCACCTCGAGGGTCCACTCATCAAAATCGACATGCCAAGGAAGCGCTACCCAGCCTGGGACGCCCACTTTGTGGACCGTAGGTTGAGGAGGACTATCAACATCCTTCAGTACATCACTCCCGCAGCAGTAGGGATCAGGTACAGAGACGGACCCTTGCTCTATGAGCTTCTTCAGTACGAGTCTTCGCTTTGA